Proteins from one Flammeovirgaceae bacterium genomic window:
- a CDS encoding HEAT repeat domain-containing protein: METKSRLLKMLDVEPEESGRVFLLLAISFCMGLFLATVTVASQTLFLNLYNEETDLPQALVYSGVFSIFATSIYNFFQGRVRFSHLAIGSLCAIIGLTAFIEFGDLWVEDENLLYYFGFTLILPFTFLSLLVFWGTFNRLFSLKQVKRVIGSVDVGMDIAAILAFFAIPVLLKLGVDTTSLFTIGLVSIVLYLVLYLVLTHNYLQSDAHTAIKESENVKLTAKGFLGNKYILSMALFIVTSMIALRFVDYSFFNVTTNQFNDKDLPYFLSYFEATIVVFSFLFTTFVTDKINKDYGLRVSLLINPLLLLIFTGSAFALGAFFGFDNSAGNTVIFFFIMIAMSKLFINSMKDAIDEPTFKFYYVPMEKSIKIDAQTKIEGIVMGIGSTIAGGLIVLINSFSIFNLLSVTLFTIPVLLVWYWVTNRMHKGYRETLQTSLVKSKSETEKNIVKEYTMDSVLSSEVNGHIEEKVIYGLKLMEKLEPALFEASVLRLADSDLKRVKEFAKSKVSELGIGKDIGDDIKGLARQAAGEAEDSDLLSIPVDRLMRLSKSVKQSDRVLAAKLLRKMVGQKTIFILLELMRDGDPRVKEEALLTARKVKRPETWNVLIELLSSPSYAHQAAAALKEAGEPALEALESAFHKSGQRDLVMLKIVQIMGYIGGPKGIALLWAKADYPDKRIVKQILYSLRFMTYQAQGREATIVKDLLDVEMGKTLWNLAALEELPDEKHFRFLKEALREEVRDNYDQITLLLSLIYDPNSVQLVKENIESESADGTAYALELLDLFLDPDLKPKLIPLLDDDTTHEKLEKLQTHFPRESYDPIQVINYILNRDFNFNNRWTKLCAVHATAYMDGFRISRGLIAQMFNQDKLLQETAAWVIYNKDKAVYETIAERLPFKDKKFLDSSIENNQLLDGLEDGFFLGIEMVMFIKSLGVFKGIEGSMLSDLADKVSPVSLHPGDKIAFDGNEPCPVLIVAHGEVTLEEGSGKKVRMPRGAVFGDLFQNGPLPVIKEAVATVYSVVFRISTADFYFVLANHHELVQKLIKNSTKKELEDTQV; encoded by the coding sequence ATGGAAACTAAATCGCGACTGCTGAAAATGCTTGATGTGGAGCCCGAGGAATCGGGGCGGGTATTCTTGCTGCTCGCCATAAGCTTCTGCATGGGCCTTTTTTTGGCCACGGTTACGGTGGCCTCACAGACCCTGTTCCTCAATTTGTACAATGAGGAAACGGACCTCCCCCAGGCCCTTGTGTATTCAGGGGTGTTTTCCATTTTTGCCACCAGCATCTATAATTTTTTCCAGGGCAGGGTCCGGTTTAGCCATTTGGCCATTGGGAGCCTTTGTGCCATTATTGGGCTCACCGCCTTTATCGAATTCGGTGACCTTTGGGTAGAGGACGAGAACCTGCTGTACTACTTCGGCTTTACCTTGATTTTGCCCTTTACCTTCCTTTCCCTTCTTGTTTTCTGGGGAACCTTCAACCGGCTTTTCAGCCTAAAACAGGTAAAAAGGGTGATTGGAAGCGTGGACGTGGGCATGGACATTGCCGCCATCCTTGCCTTCTTTGCCATACCCGTGCTGCTTAAACTGGGCGTGGACACCACTTCCCTTTTCACCATAGGCCTGGTGAGCATCGTGTTGTACCTCGTGCTCTACCTGGTGCTTACCCACAACTACTTGCAAAGCGATGCCCACACCGCCATCAAAGAATCGGAAAATGTAAAGCTTACGGCCAAAGGGTTCCTGGGGAACAAGTACATCCTGTCCATGGCTTTGTTCATTGTGACGTCCATGATCGCCCTGCGTTTCGTTGACTACTCCTTCTTCAACGTTACCACCAACCAGTTCAACGACAAGGACCTGCCCTACTTCCTGAGTTACTTCGAGGCGACCATTGTCGTCTTCAGCTTCTTGTTCACCACTTTCGTCACCGACAAAATCAACAAAGACTATGGGTTGCGCGTGTCCCTGCTGATCAACCCTTTGCTGCTGCTTATATTTACCGGGAGCGCGTTTGCCCTGGGCGCCTTTTTCGGGTTTGACAATTCCGCGGGCAATACGGTCATCTTTTTCTTTATTATGATCGCCATGAGCAAGCTCTTCATCAACTCGATGAAAGACGCCATTGATGAGCCGACCTTCAAGTTCTACTATGTGCCCATGGAAAAGTCCATTAAAATAGATGCCCAGACCAAAATCGAAGGGATTGTAATGGGGATAGGAAGCACCATAGCGGGGGGCCTTATCGTGTTGATCAACTCATTTTCAATATTCAACTTATTGTCTGTTACACTGTTTACCATACCCGTGCTGTTGGTTTGGTATTGGGTGACAAACCGCATGCACAAGGGCTATCGCGAAACCCTTCAAACCTCACTGGTAAAAAGCAAGTCGGAAACGGAGAAGAACATCGTGAAGGAATACACCATGGACAGCGTGCTGTCCAGCGAGGTAAATGGCCATATAGAGGAAAAAGTGATCTATGGGCTGAAGCTTATGGAAAAGCTGGAGCCTGCCCTGTTTGAGGCCTCCGTGCTCCGGCTGGCCGACAGCGACCTGAAAAGGGTAAAGGAATTCGCCAAAAGCAAGGTTTCCGAATTGGGGATCGGGAAGGACATTGGTGACGACATCAAAGGGCTGGCCCGGCAGGCGGCCGGTGAAGCGGAAGACAGCGACCTGTTGTCCATCCCCGTGGACCGGTTGATGCGGCTAAGCAAGTCGGTAAAGCAATCCGACAGGGTATTGGCGGCAAAGCTCCTCCGCAAAATGGTTGGCCAAAAAACGATTTTCATTTTGCTGGAACTCATGCGCGATGGCGACCCCCGGGTGAAGGAAGAGGCTTTGTTGACGGCCCGCAAGGTAAAGAGGCCGGAGACGTGGAACGTTTTGATCGAATTGCTTTCCTCCCCTTCCTATGCCCACCAGGCCGCGGCCGCGCTGAAGGAGGCAGGCGAACCGGCCCTGGAGGCCCTTGAATCGGCCTTTCACAAATCAGGGCAGCGCGACCTGGTGATGTTGAAGATCGTGCAAATCATGGGATATATCGGTGGCCCCAAAGGCATAGCGTTGCTATGGGCAAAGGCCGATTACCCCGACAAACGCATTGTGAAGCAAATCCTATATTCACTACGCTTTATGACCTACCAGGCCCAAGGAAGGGAAGCCACCATTGTGAAAGACCTGCTGGACGTGGAGATGGGCAAAACCCTGTGGAACCTGGCGGCCCTGGAAGAGCTGCCTGACGAAAAACATTTTAGGTTTTTGAAGGAGGCATTAAGGGAAGAAGTGCGGGACAACTACGACCAGATCACCTTGCTGTTGTCGCTTATCTATGACCCCAACTCCGTGCAATTGGTGAAGGAAAACATTGAGTCGGAGTCTGCCGATGGCACGGCCTATGCCCTGGAATTGCTGGACCTGTTTTTGGACCCCGACCTGAAGCCAAAGCTCATCCCGCTTTTGGACGATGACACCACGCATGAAAAACTGGAAAAACTTCAAACCCATTTTCCCCGCGAAAGTTATGACCCCATACAGGTGATCAACTATATCCTCAATAGGGATTTTAATTTTAACAACCGCTGGACAAAACTTTGCGCAGTGCACGCCACGGCCTATATGGACGGCTTCAGGATAAGCCGGGGGCTGATCGCGCAGATGTTCAACCAGGACAAGCTCCTCCAGGAAACGGCCGCATGGGTAATTTACAACAAAGACAAAGCGGTGTACGAAACCATTGCCGAAAGGCTCCCATTCAAGGACAAAAAATTCCTCGACTCATCCATAGAAAACAACCAATTGCTGGACGGGTTGGAGGATGGGTTCTTTTTGGGCATAGAAATGGTCATGTTCATTAAAAGCCTGGGCGTGTTCAAAGGCATTGAAGGCAGTATGCTTAGCGATTTGGCCGATAAGGTTTCGCCCGTTTCCCTCCACCCTGGGGACAAGATTGCCTTTGACGGCAATGAACCCTGCCCGGTTTTGATCGTGGCGCATGGGGAAGTCACCCTTGAAGAAGGATCGGGGAAAAAAGTAAGGATGCCGCGCGGGGCCGTATTCGGGGACCTGTTTCAAAACGGGCCCCTGCCGGTAATCAAAGAGGCGGTGGCCACCGTGTACAGTGTGGTGTTCAGGATAAGCACGGCCGATTTTTATTTCGTGCTTGCCAACCACCACGAGCTGGTACAAAAACTTATAAAAAACAGTACAAAGAAGGAATTGGAAGATACTCAGGTATAA
- a CDS encoding DUF4062 domain-containing protein, giving the protein MALDIDVIIAFAEKDNTPQSEKEAGWVAQFKKFLELMLYQVLGQKPNIVLKEEFDSITASTMDNAAVLVTILSKDFIESGRCLDTVESFYKATSDTQANRVFKVMKTPLSNAEQPPRLRDLIGYDMYQLDTETGLMKEYADFFSEEAERQYWMKMVDLAYDIHETLIFLKEGETNAEVKNIFKRKTIYLAETGHDLSVQRNIIKRELQRHGYIVLPKKTLPARSSELEAMVKKDLENCSLSIHLVGSAYGEIPEGANNSVVDIQNQLAAEQSLAKKKSKEGFTRLIWISPNLKNASDRQKSFIDTLKRDVDAQEGAEILQNPLEDFKNIMREELLESHERQAQDEGHGKSIYLVHDRVDEQAVKPYREAIEKNGFKVVEPLFEGDLLSVRKRHIDNLRLLDGAIIFKDKVNDQWVRMKALDLLKAPGFGRKKPILGKAIISSDRELPDSDTFKKQNLTLISGDQDKTLQSLKSFLSDIKP; this is encoded by the coding sequence ATGGCTTTGGATATTGATGTAATCATCGCATTTGCAGAAAAGGACAATACGCCCCAGTCCGAAAAGGAGGCCGGCTGGGTGGCCCAGTTCAAAAAGTTCCTGGAGTTGATGCTCTACCAGGTGCTGGGCCAGAAGCCCAACATCGTGCTGAAAGAAGAGTTCGATTCCATCACCGCTTCCACCATGGACAATGCCGCGGTATTGGTCACCATTTTGTCCAAGGATTTCATCGAATCGGGCCGGTGCCTGGACACGGTGGAATCATTTTACAAGGCCACCAGCGACACACAGGCCAACCGGGTTTTCAAAGTAATGAAAACGCCCCTTTCCAACGCAGAGCAGCCCCCGCGCCTAAGGGACCTGATCGGTTACGATATGTACCAACTGGACACGGAGACGGGGCTGATGAAAGAGTATGCCGACTTTTTCAGTGAAGAGGCGGAAAGGCAATATTGGATGAAGATGGTGGACCTGGCCTACGATATTCATGAAACGCTCATCTTCCTCAAAGAAGGCGAAACCAATGCCGAGGTAAAAAATATATTTAAAAGGAAGACCATTTACCTGGCGGAGACCGGCCATGACCTTTCCGTTCAAAGGAATATCATCAAGCGCGAACTCCAGCGCCATGGGTACATCGTCCTGCCCAAAAAAACGCTTCCTGCCCGGTCCAGCGAATTGGAGGCGATGGTAAAAAAGGACCTGGAAAACTGCAGCCTGTCCATCCACCTGGTGGGCAGCGCCTATGGCGAAATCCCGGAAGGCGCCAACAATTCCGTAGTGGACATTCAAAACCAACTGGCCGCGGAACAGAGCCTGGCCAAGAAAAAAAGCAAGGAAGGGTTCACCCGTTTGATTTGGATTTCCCCTAACCTTAAAAATGCCAGTGACCGTCAAAAATCCTTTATCGATACCCTCAAACGCGATGTGGACGCCCAGGAGGGGGCCGAAATACTGCAAAACCCCCTGGAGGATTTTAAAAACATCATGCGCGAAGAGTTGCTGGAATCGCACGAACGCCAGGCACAGGACGAAGGCCACGGCAAATCGATATACCTGGTGCACGACCGGGTGGACGAACAGGCCGTGAAGCCCTACCGCGAGGCCATTGAAAAAAATGGTTTCAAAGTGGTGGAACCCCTGTTTGAGGGGGACCTCCTGTCCGTTAGGAAAAGGCACATTGACAATTTGCGCCTGCTGGATGGGGCCATCATTTTCAAAGACAAGGTAAACGACCAGTGGGTGCGGATGAAGGCCCTCGACCTGTTGAAGGCCCCCGGTTTTGGGAGGAAAAAACCAATACTGGGCAAGGCCATCATTTCATCGGACCGCGAACTGCCCGATTCTGACACCTTCAAAAAGCAGAACCTGACCTTGATATCCGGTGACCAGGACAAAACTTTGCAATCCTTAAAATCATTTTTGTCAGACATTAAACCGTAA
- a CDS encoding High-affnity carbon uptake protein Hat/HatR: MGQTVDEMQGVKTGSANPFPGLRPFKIEESHLFFGREGQSDEVLLKLSKNRFVGVIGPSGSGKSSFVYCGVLPILYGGFLTDVSPNWEVVVTRPGAGPIDNLAEALLKSSVDYANASPEDQKIKRTIVSTLLRSSSLGLVEAVQQSRKARDTNYLILVDQFEELFRFKDSTDPGSVNETLAFVNLLMEAVNYEDSPIYVGITMRSDFIGDCAQFPELTRKLNDSHYLIPQMTRDQKRRAVEGPVAVGGAHISPRLVQQLLNDLGDNPDQLPILQHALMRTWSYWANYRDYEDEPVDLKHYEAIGTMSEALSQHANEAFEELDEGQKRICEVLFKAITEKRGENFGIRRPTRLNEIAAIADVSEKDVAEVIEKFREPGRSLLTPAHGLELGPKSMIDISHESLMRIWVRLKNWVDDEAEAVQMYLRLAEAAAMYQVGKAGLWRPPDLQLALNWQAKHKPTLVWGQRYHPAFERTMVFLEYSRKEFETEQRIKELEQKRKLQRARVTAIVFGSLMVVALLFLVYAIYQQTEAKRQQAIAEANFVEAEKQRVAANEAKAEAEKRRDEAEAARKAAVAAREAEAEQRAAAEQRRLQAEAAEAEAQRQKAKAIENEQLAKKNEQQARTAEAEAKRQEEEARRRRYLSIAKSMAIKSVDLSNDPEQEALIAQQAYNFNSINGGYEFDNDIYRGLYYGLKNQKNPHPLTASLEGHTNGAARALVTRPGIEQIYSGGSDGKIIEWIYSGENWKARVIVPDRTGTSGYQVYTMDISPDGNWLLAGGLYFADANNNYVELYDLRSPQSKPKVIGGFKYAVANITFTPDGKGFYARDNAGFSIKFSDLQTVKEVISSKEKITDMGLSPDGRKIAGVGDAGNLYLWDIQNNYQVVSYKMPDTRLTAVAFSPDGTQLIVGNERGRVWITVNGMVIRELTGHTSAIEEIKYNHAGNFMATASKDYSIRLWNVKQLNQAPTLLSEHDWVWSVAFSPDDEQLMAGIHSVQETVVGKVDQTIHAYPTKIKTMSGLLCGYASRNMNAEEWDSYVGEDLPYEKTCPNLPANDN, translated from the coding sequence ATGGGCCAGACAGTTGATGAAATGCAAGGAGTAAAAACAGGATCGGCCAACCCCTTTCCCGGGTTGCGCCCCTTCAAGATCGAAGAAAGCCACCTGTTCTTTGGGCGGGAAGGCCAAAGTGACGAAGTGCTCCTGAAGCTTTCCAAGAACCGGTTTGTAGGCGTGATAGGGCCATCAGGAAGTGGTAAGTCGTCTTTTGTGTATTGTGGCGTGCTGCCCATACTTTATGGTGGCTTCCTTACCGATGTAAGCCCCAACTGGGAGGTGGTGGTGACAAGGCCGGGGGCCGGCCCCATCGACAACCTGGCGGAAGCCTTGCTAAAGTCCTCGGTCGATTATGCAAACGCCTCGCCCGAAGACCAAAAAATAAAAAGGACCATCGTGTCCACGCTGCTAAGGAGCAGTTCATTGGGCCTGGTGGAGGCCGTACAGCAATCCCGGAAGGCCAGGGACACCAACTACCTTATATTGGTCGACCAGTTTGAAGAACTGTTCCGTTTCAAAGACAGCACAGACCCCGGCTCCGTAAACGAAACCCTTGCCTTTGTGAACTTGCTGATGGAGGCCGTCAATTATGAAGACTCCCCCATTTATGTGGGCATCACCATGCGTTCCGACTTCATTGGGGATTGTGCCCAGTTTCCTGAATTGACACGGAAGCTGAACGACAGCCACTACCTGATCCCACAGATGACGCGCGACCAAAAACGAAGGGCGGTGGAAGGGCCCGTGGCCGTAGGGGGGGCACACATATCCCCCCGCCTGGTGCAACAGTTATTGAATGACCTGGGCGACAACCCCGACCAGCTTCCCATCCTCCAGCATGCCCTCATGCGTACGTGGTCGTATTGGGCCAACTACCGGGATTATGAAGACGAACCGGTAGACCTTAAACATTATGAGGCCATTGGCACCATGTCGGAGGCCTTGTCGCAACATGCCAACGAAGCCTTTGAAGAGTTGGACGAAGGACAGAAGCGTATTTGTGAGGTCCTGTTCAAGGCCATCACCGAAAAACGTGGCGAGAATTTTGGCATACGCAGGCCCACGCGGCTCAACGAAATAGCTGCCATAGCCGATGTGTCGGAAAAGGACGTGGCCGAGGTCATTGAAAAATTCCGCGAACCGGGAAGGTCGTTGCTTACCCCCGCGCACGGACTGGAGCTGGGGCCAAAATCCATGATCGATATTTCGCATGAAAGCTTAATGCGGATATGGGTACGGCTCAAAAACTGGGTGGATGACGAAGCGGAGGCCGTGCAGATGTATTTGCGGCTGGCAGAGGCTGCCGCCATGTACCAGGTAGGGAAGGCCGGCCTGTGGCGGCCACCCGATTTGCAACTCGCCCTCAACTGGCAGGCCAAGCACAAGCCCACCCTCGTGTGGGGGCAGCGGTACCACCCCGCTTTCGAACGCACCATGGTCTTTCTTGAATACTCAAGAAAAGAATTTGAGACCGAGCAACGCATTAAGGAACTGGAACAGAAGCGCAAGCTGCAGCGGGCGCGCGTTACGGCCATCGTATTTGGTTCGTTGATGGTGGTGGCCCTGTTGTTCCTGGTATATGCGATCTACCAACAGACGGAAGCCAAAAGGCAGCAGGCAATAGCGGAGGCAAACTTTGTGGAAGCGGAGAAACAAAGGGTGGCCGCCAATGAGGCAAAGGCGGAAGCGGAAAAACGCAGGGATGAAGCCGAAGCGGCAAGAAAGGCCGCAGTGGCGGCAAGGGAAGCCGAGGCAGAACAGCGTGCCGCGGCAGAGCAAAGAAGGTTACAGGCGGAGGCAGCCGAGGCGGAAGCGCAAAGACAAAAGGCAAAGGCCATAGAAAATGAACAACTGGCCAAAAAAAATGAGCAACAGGCCAGGACGGCAGAAGCGGAGGCAAAACGACAGGAAGAGGAGGCAAGGAGGAGGCGGTACCTTTCCATCGCCAAATCAATGGCCATTAAGTCGGTCGATCTAAGCAATGACCCTGAGCAGGAAGCCTTGATTGCCCAGCAGGCCTACAATTTCAACTCCATCAATGGTGGGTATGAATTCGACAATGACATCTATCGCGGCCTGTATTATGGGTTGAAGAACCAAAAAAACCCCCACCCCCTTACCGCAAGCCTTGAAGGCCATACCAACGGGGCCGCCCGTGCCCTGGTCACCAGGCCGGGCATAGAACAAATCTATTCCGGGGGAAGCGATGGCAAAATCATTGAGTGGATATACTCCGGTGAAAACTGGAAGGCCAGGGTGATCGTCCCCGACCGCACCGGAACCAGTGGGTACCAGGTTTACACCATGGACATCAGCCCGGATGGAAACTGGTTGCTGGCGGGGGGATTGTATTTTGCGGACGCCAACAACAACTATGTGGAGTTGTACGACCTGCGTAGCCCGCAGTCCAAACCTAAGGTCATAGGCGGGTTTAAATACGCGGTGGCCAACATCACCTTTACCCCTGACGGTAAGGGCTTTTATGCACGCGACAATGCGGGGTTCAGCATCAAGTTTTCCGATTTGCAAACGGTGAAGGAAGTGATTTCCTCCAAAGAGAAGATCACCGACATGGGCCTAAGCCCCGATGGCAGGAAAATAGCCGGGGTAGGCGATGCCGGCAACCTCTACCTGTGGGACATTCAAAACAATTACCAGGTGGTTTCATATAAAATGCCCGACACCCGGCTGACGGCCGTTGCCTTTAGCCCCGATGGCACCCAACTCATTGTGGGCAACGAAAGGGGCCGCGTGTGGATCACCGTCAATGGCATGGTTATCCGGGAACTTACAGGCCATACCTCCGCCATCGAAGAGATCAAGTACAACCATGCCGGCAATTTTATGGCCACGGCCAGCAAAGACTACTCCATCAGGTTGTGGAACGTAAAGCAATTGAACCAGGCCCCTACCCTGTTGAGCGAGCACGATTGGGTGTGGAGCGTGGCCTTTTCCCCGGACGATGAACAATTGATGGCCGGCATCCATAGCGTGCAGGAAACAGTAGTGGGCAAAGTGGACCAAACCATCCATGCGTACCCTACCAAAATAAAGACCATGTCGGGACTGCTTTGTGGGTATGCCAGCAGGAACATGAACGCGGAAGAATGGGACTCTTATGTAGGGGAAGACCTGCCCTATGAAAAAACCTGTCCCAACTTGCCCGCCAACGATAATTAA